A single genomic interval of Helianthus annuus cultivar XRQ/B chromosome 6, HanXRQr2.0-SUNRISE, whole genome shotgun sequence harbors:
- the LOC118479798 gene encoding uncharacterized protein LOC118479798: MTSFLNQGLEPLVYLYQESCGLNKTLESKLKKAEVTISDQGMIVAAKSRHYEEKYKAMTQEHQTTLNKAALQAQSDLDAAHAQHKQDMVSYRESLKSSVVISLLQARLKMAYEAKTLGFECPSWDISPWETKLKNLGSTSIKPAAEESSKAVEKPTGAEKDAEVDPETDATETTMNEEGAAS, encoded by the exons ATGACTTCTTTTCTCAACCAG GGTCTCGAACCTCTGGTTTACTTATATCAGGAATCCTGTGGGCTCAACAAGACGCTTGAATCCAAATTGAAGAAAGCTGAAGTCACCATCTCTGATCAGGGCATGATTGTAGCCGCCAAATCTCGGCACTACGAGGAGAAGTACAAGGCTATGACCCAAGAACACCAGACCACTCTTAATAAAGCTGCTCTTCAAGCTCAGAGCGATCTTGATGCTGCCCATGCTCAACATAAACAGGATATGGTCAGCTACCGGGAAAGCCTCAAAAGTTCCGTCGTCATTTCTCTCCTCCAGGCCAGGCTAAAGATGGCCTACGAAGCCAAAACACTAGGCTTCGAATGCCCTTCTTGGGACATCAGTCCTTGGGAAACAAAGCTAAAGAACCTTGGCAGCACCTCTATCAAACCTGCTGctgaagaatcttcaaaagcagtTGAAAAACCAACCGGTGCTGAGAAGGATGCTGAGGTGGATCCCGAGACGGATGCTACTGAAACTACTATGAACGAAGAAGGCGCTGCTTCCTAA